The sequence CTCGAAGACCTCCTCGCATCCACCTCCCCCGAGTATCTGAAGAGCATCAGGGAGGCCCGGGCCGACTACAGGGCCAAGAGGACAAAGGGGCACAAAGAGGTCTTCGGCAAGGACGGGTGAAGTACCGCCTCGTATATACCAGAAGGGCGGTAAGGGACATCAAGGGACTTGCCCCCGGAACAAAGGAGAGGATAGGCCGGACCCTCCTCCGCTACGAGAAAAACCCTTTGAAACATGCCGATAAGCTTACCAACCCGTCCCTTGGAACCTACCGTTTCAGAATAGGCGATTACAGGGTCGTATTCGACATCAAGGGGCCGGACATTGTCGTCCTGAGGCTGGGACACAGAAGAGAAATTTATAAAAGAAAATGAACCCCTCCGGGCTAAAACCCGGAGGGGTTCATTCATTAAGGACTTTCTCGCATAACGGCCTTTGACTTCTCGCATCACGCATCACGCACACGCATCACGGCCTTTCATCCGCATCACGTACACGCATCACGGCCTTTAAGCCGTTTGACTCTTCGTGTAGTTCAACTTCCCTCCGGCGAGTATCGTATCGGCCTGCCTCTCGGTGTAGCCGTGCTCGAGTTTTATCTCCGTGCCTTTGGTGACGTTCTTAAGCGTCAGGGCGTCGCACGCCTTGAGCCCTTCCCTCAGACCCGAAAGCTCCAGCTCGTCCCCGTCCTCTATGCCGTCGTAGTCCGAAGCCTTCGCGAAGGTAAGCGGCAGTACGCCGAAGTTAACGAGGTTGTCCTTGTGGATGCGGGCGAAACTCTTCGTGATAACCGCCTTTATCCCGAGATACATGGGGCAA is a genomic window of Thermodesulfobacteriota bacterium containing:
- a CDS encoding type II toxin-antitoxin system RelE/ParE family toxin codes for the protein MKYRLVYTRRAVRDIKGLAPGTKERIGRTLLRYEKNPLKHADKLTNPSLGTYRFRIGDYRVVFDIKGPDIVVLRLGHRREIYKRK